The DNA sequence CCGTGCCGCTTGGAGAGGCGTTGCCGATCCGGACCGAGAATAAGCGGAGCATGCGCGAAGACCGGCGGTTCCCAGCCGAAGGCGCGATAGAGCAGCACCTGCTTGGGCGTATTCGAGAGATGGTCCGCGCCGCGAATGACGTGCGTGATGCGCATGTCGGCGTCATCCACGACGACCGAGAGGTGGTAGGTCGGATAGCCATCCGAGCGCAACAGAACGAAATCTTCGAGGCTTTCGTTGCGCACTTCGATCTCTCCGTACACGCGGTCGGAGAATCGCGTCACGCCGGCTTCGGGAACTTTGAAGCGGATCGCGCGCGGATGTCCGGCGGCGATCCGTCGAGCGACTTCTCCCGCGGAGAGATACCGACAGGTGCCTTCATATTTCCACGTCCGTTTCTCCGCGAGCGCTTGCTGGCGTTTGGCAGCCAGCTCTTCCGGATCGCAGAAGCAATAGTAGGCCCAACCGGAAGCGACCAATTCTTCCGCTCGCGCGCGATACAGGGCTAAGCGCTCGGATTGGAGATACGGCCCTTCGTCCCAATCCAACCCCAACCAGCGCAGCCCCTCGATAATCCCTTCGATCATCTCCGGGGAGGAGCGTTCGACATCCGTATCCTCGATGCGCAGGATGAACGTGCCTCCGTGCTTGCGGGCGAACAGCCAATTGAAAAGGGCCGTGCGTGCCCCCCCAACGTGCAGATACCCCGTCGGCGATGGCGCGAATCGAACACGAATACGGCTCACGATGCTCGCCTCATGTTGGGGTTCCCAAGTCGAAGCTCATGCGAAGGTTCGGCTTGGGCTTCCCGCATCGTTCTGGCGGTGAGGGTGGGATTCGAACCCACGGTAGAGCTTATCGCCCTACAACGGTTTAGCAAACC is a window from the Blastocatellia bacterium genome containing:
- the gltX gene encoding glutamate--tRNA ligase, encoding MSRIRVRFAPSPTGYLHVGGARTALFNWLFARKHGGTFILRIEDTDVERSSPEMIEGIIEGLRWLGLDWDEGPYLQSERLALYRARAEELVASGWAYYCFCDPEELAAKRQQALAEKRTWKYEGTCRYLSAGEVARRIAAGHPRAIRFKVPEAGVTRFSDRVYGEIEVRNESLEDFVLLRSDGYPTYHLSVVVDDADMRITHVIRGADHLSNTPKQVLLYRAFGWEPPVFAHAPLILGPDRQRLSKRHGAMSVTAYRDMGFLPEAMRNFLALLGWSPGDPSREILRTSELIELFSLEGISRANAIFNFEKALWMNAEHLRAMSAAELFPFVRAELEKEGLWRPEYAHERRDWFLWVVDLLKVRARTLRDFVTSGRPYFSDDFPMDPEAVQKNLRRDSAVRELLLELADRFEHLEPFDLQTTERVLRGLAEERGVKAGVIINAARTALTGSAVTPGIFDVIVAIGRERTVHRLRQAALALC